One Halomonas sp. THAF5a genomic region harbors:
- a CDS encoding protein kinase — MRSYEHCGFEHERKAFARLEQKVPEREGLELYPSVYIPDNSRNVYHECDLLVIAESFAAVVELKHWQGEIDIGHNVWRRNGTAIRDPHEVNLPKAKVFKSLLEQTLPAARIPFVQSIVVLTADNASVSGAHAAFDIIKLLDETKGKIGDHLTFDGIDELAKYLRERIKRDFAAGRQQVSPQDFGKLKKKLDERFVDGLRRKDFSDQISGFKIRQEIEHTARFVSYLAEANPSRGDMLYRLRVFGSASIDPAVQARQFRSLDALERLSPHPHIRPTHRHPNERNLVVEVCPWGDVQTLDQVLESGTTLSHEFTVRVVRDLAFALAHVHADATLIHRNLTPRSVIVGRDDHVELTDFDLAFDAGADYTVISDDLTKLERHYLAPEALAGKFDFASDIFSLGRLFQDLLDAGDLDEASAEELCALAETMCSLEPAERPTAEAVAHQLSEYLGEQTSTAMPATEPQAPKEPEVGDTYDTWELLRELGHGGSSRVFYAESHRFPAALKIFHADVPRDRCLAERDFLHYTKNPFIAGFHSFTQWAGHYWCIAQEYAEGESLRTLISQHYRPDAGLFAEVARQMLTALEALHTPLASVGEEDGPGKVIHNDVTPGNIVLNLDRRVAKLIDFGMASTPGLTVIGGTPGYVAQDLVNKDGYRAVPQGDLYALAMTLVEWATGQRPENAEAVPPLFANEVETTVSEQVAAVLRCALGPSDARFTSARVMRQALDEALAEPEAVVAEQTPVDDELKVPVAEIAPERPASAMGVSDVQVFVEYLNTIHNLSADNRHALAEAQATSRYFSELHVELKLTKSIVNIFSREEDAVVMLTGHAGDGKSTVAVELLKRARGLPAGTPLPQAPDEVELVQLYGRPLAIVKDMSELPASERLEKLRDAITGAGNALIVSNTGPLLSAFSDYFSQLKAKEEVEQKVLHRLDQPLHNGELGDNNCLPESGGKKVYIANLSMLSNVDTAVEFLDKLVAHPIWDECAACNAAPTCPIKLNVELLRESGQVAQERVRFVYERMTAYGRRMTMRQLTAHLSFSLTGGLSCQDVRTSTTGERPLSLFSESFFGHVGPLTEQAVDALFCLKQMADLHFGANSNPKFDQLVYEGRLGEALELPSRVERNVLRWQKEARDPAGGEARRRLRRLVYMLGQPRSSYGEFKSVLIDDFLHSPMLRTLGDWVNQGSVDTGLAKRKFIKKTLGVLMEEYIGCMVPGTALERLFITLRRPDESLFQPVQIVLKTIPVDEFELTFDRERALPVLVHNSARLGLTLPLLDYIVSRSRGEITGELDAIHRASLDQFRGALLGTGHAHQDVITVLQIDADGEVMTHKFSANSDGQRLVYQ, encoded by the coding sequence ATATACCGGATAATAGCCGAAATGTATATCACGAGTGTGACTTGCTGGTCATTGCCGAGAGCTTCGCTGCAGTGGTGGAGCTCAAGCACTGGCAAGGCGAGATCGACATTGGTCATAACGTTTGGCGGCGCAACGGTACAGCCATCCGCGACCCACACGAAGTCAACCTGCCAAAAGCGAAAGTATTTAAAAGTTTGCTGGAGCAAACGCTTCCGGCAGCAAGAATCCCGTTCGTGCAGTCCATTGTCGTGCTGACTGCCGATAATGCGAGCGTCAGCGGCGCGCATGCAGCGTTTGACATCATCAAGTTGCTTGACGAGACCAAGGGCAAAATTGGTGATCATCTTACCTTCGATGGCATCGATGAGCTAGCCAAGTATCTGCGTGAGCGAATAAAGCGCGATTTTGCTGCCGGGCGCCAGCAGGTAAGCCCACAGGACTTCGGAAAGCTCAAGAAAAAGCTTGATGAGCGCTTTGTTGATGGTCTGCGGCGCAAGGACTTTTCTGATCAGATCTCTGGCTTTAAGATCCGCCAAGAAATCGAGCACACGGCGCGTTTTGTTAGCTACCTAGCCGAAGCTAATCCGTCCCGGGGCGACATGCTTTACCGCTTGCGGGTATTCGGTTCGGCGAGTATCGATCCAGCTGTGCAAGCCCGACAGTTCCGTAGCCTCGACGCGCTCGAGCGGCTGTCGCCTCACCCGCATATCCGACCAACCCATCGTCACCCCAATGAGCGTAACCTTGTGGTTGAGGTCTGTCCTTGGGGTGACGTTCAGACGTTGGATCAGGTGCTTGAGAGCGGCACGACCCTGAGCCACGAGTTCACCGTACGGGTGGTTCGTGATCTAGCCTTCGCGCTGGCCCACGTGCATGCCGACGCCACACTTATACACCGTAACCTGACCCCGCGCAGCGTAATTGTTGGCCGTGACGATCACGTCGAGCTGACCGATTTTGATCTAGCTTTCGATGCTGGTGCTGATTACACGGTTATCAGCGATGACTTGACCAAGCTTGAACGGCACTACCTCGCGCCGGAAGCTCTCGCCGGAAAATTCGATTTTGCCTCAGACATATTCAGCTTAGGACGGTTATTTCAAGATCTGCTCGACGCCGGTGATCTGGACGAGGCATCGGCTGAAGAGCTGTGTGCCCTGGCCGAAACCATGTGCAGTTTGGAGCCGGCCGAGCGACCCACAGCCGAAGCTGTCGCACATCAGCTGTCGGAGTATCTAGGCGAACAGACCAGCACCGCTATGCCGGCTACTGAGCCGCAGGCGCCTAAAGAGCCGGAAGTGGGTGATACTTACGATACTTGGGAGCTGTTACGCGAGCTCGGCCATGGTGGGTCCAGTCGGGTTTTCTATGCTGAAAGCCACCGTTTTCCCGCCGCACTGAAGATCTTTCATGCTGACGTTCCGCGTGATCGCTGCCTTGCCGAGCGTGACTTCCTTCACTACACAAAAAATCCTTTCATCGCCGGTTTCCATAGTTTTACACAGTGGGCCGGTCATTATTGGTGCATCGCGCAAGAGTATGCCGAAGGGGAAAGCCTGCGCACGCTCATTTCCCAGCATTACCGCCCTGACGCCGGTTTGTTCGCTGAAGTCGCACGGCAGATGTTGACCGCGCTTGAAGCGCTGCATACACCACTGGCCTCGGTCGGCGAGGAGGATGGCCCGGGCAAGGTGATACACAACGACGTAACTCCCGGCAATATTGTGCTCAACCTTGATCGACGCGTGGCCAAGCTGATCGACTTTGGCATGGCGAGCACGCCCGGCCTCACCGTAATTGGTGGCACTCCTGGATATGTGGCTCAGGACTTGGTGAATAAAGACGGCTATAGGGCCGTCCCACAGGGTGATCTCTATGCCTTAGCAATGACCTTGGTCGAGTGGGCAACCGGGCAGCGACCAGAAAATGCAGAGGCGGTGCCGCCGCTATTTGCCAACGAAGTAGAAACGACAGTGTCAGAACAGGTTGCGGCAGTGCTAAGGTGCGCCTTGGGGCCTAGCGACGCACGCTTTACAAGCGCTCGAGTAATGCGCCAGGCACTAGACGAGGCCTTGGCCGAACCCGAAGCAGTCGTCGCCGAGCAGACGCCCGTCGACGATGAGCTTAAGGTGCCAGTCGCAGAGATAGCGCCTGAGCGGCCCGCTAGCGCGATGGGAGTGAGCGACGTTCAGGTCTTCGTTGAGTACCTCAACACCATCCATAACCTCTCGGCCGATAATCGGCATGCGCTCGCAGAGGCGCAGGCCACAAGTAGATACTTCAGCGAGTTGCACGTCGAACTCAAGCTTACCAAGAGCATTGTAAACATATTCTCGCGTGAAGAAGACGCAGTGGTAATGCTCACGGGGCATGCAGGTGACGGCAAATCGACCGTGGCTGTGGAGCTACTCAAACGTGCACGAGGCCTGCCTGCTGGCACACCGCTGCCACAGGCGCCAGACGAGGTCGAGCTCGTTCAGCTCTATGGCCGCCCTTTGGCGATCGTCAAGGATATGAGCGAGCTGCCGGCGAGCGAGCGTCTTGAAAAACTGCGTGATGCGATAACAGGTGCCGGAAACGCCTTGATTGTCAGTAATACTGGGCCGTTGCTGAGCGCCTTCAGCGACTATTTCTCACAACTGAAGGCGAAGGAGGAGGTTGAGCAGAAAGTGCTGCATCGGCTCGATCAGCCATTGCACAACGGAGAGCTGGGTGATAACAATTGCTTGCCTGAAAGCGGTGGTAAGAAGGTCTATATCGCCAATCTGAGTATGCTCAGTAACGTTGATACAGCTGTCGAGTTCCTAGACAAGCTTGTGGCCCACCCTATCTGGGACGAATGCGCTGCTTGCAATGCCGCACCGACTTGTCCCATCAAACTTAACGTCGAGTTGCTACGCGAGTCGGGTCAGGTCGCGCAAGAGCGTGTACGCTTCGTTTATGAGCGGATGACCGCTTACGGTAGACGCATGACAATGCGGCAGCTGACGGCTCATTTGAGCTTTAGCTTGACCGGCGGATTATCGTGTCAGGACGTGCGGACGAGTACCACCGGCGAGCGTCCACTATCGCTATTCAGCGAGAGCTTCTTCGGTCATGTTGGCCCACTCACGGAGCAAGCTGTCGATGCACTCTTTTGCCTGAAGCAAATGGCCGATCTGCATTTCGGCGCTAACTCGAACCCTAAGTTTGACCAGCTCGTTTATGAGGGAAGGCTCGGCGAAGCCTTAGAGCTTCCTAGTCGAGTCGAGCGTAATGTTCTGCGCTGGCAGAAAGAAGCCCGCGATCCGGCAGGTGGCGAAGCACGACGTCGTCTGCGGAGGTTGGTCTACATGTTAGGGCAGCCACGCAGCTCCTATGGTGAGTTTAAATCCGTACTCATTGATGACTTCTTACACTCGCCAATGCTGCGCACCCTTGGCGATTGGGTTAATCAAGGCAGTGTCGACACGGGTCTCGCAAAGCGAAAATTCATCAAGAAGACCCTTGGTGTGCTAATGGAGGAATACATTGGTTGCATGGTCCCAGGCACAGCGCTCGAACGGCTCTTCATCACCTTGCGCCGCCCGGATGAGAGTCTATTTCAGCCCGTGCAAATAGTCCTGAAGACAATTCCTGTTGACGAGTTCGAGTTGACTTTTGATCGCGAGCGCGCGCTGCCAGTGTTGGTGCACAACTCTGCGCGGTTGGGGCTCACTCTGCCGCTACTAGACTACATCGTCAGTCGCAGTCGTGGCGAGATTACCGGTGAACTAGATGCGATCCACCGCGCTAGCCTTGATCAATTCCGTGGCGCGTTGCTCGGCACTGGACACGCTCATCAAGACGTCATCACGGTGCTGCAGATCGATGCCGATGGTGAGGTTATGACCCATAAGTTCAGCGCGAACAGCGATGGACAGAGACTGGTTTATCAATGA